The DNA segment atgtttaataaaatttgcctgtgaagctgTCAGgtcctggacttctgtttgttgggaggtttttaatCATGGAGgttttaattaaatttcaatgcttgtgattggtctgtgcatattttctacttcttcctggttcagtcgaGGGAGgctgtacctttctaagaatttctccacagttatcaagacagtatggtactggcacaaagacagaaatatagatcaatggaacaaaatagaaagcccagagataaatccacgcacatatggacaccttatctttgacaaaggaggcaagaatatacaatggattaaagacaatctctttaacaagtggtgctgggaaatctggtcaaccacttgtaaaagaatgaaactagaacactttctaacaccatacacaaaaataaactcaaaatggattaaagatctaaacgtaagatcagaaaggataaaactcctagaggagaacataggcaaaacactttctgacatacatcacagcgggatcctctatgacccacctcccagaatattggaaataaaagcaaaaataaacaaatgagacctaattaaccttaaaagcttctgcacatcaaaggaaactattagcaaggtgaaaagacagccttcagaatgggagaagataatagcaaatgaagcaactgacaaacaactaatctcgagaatatacaagcaactcctacagctcaactccagaaaaataaatgacccaatcaaaaaatgggccaaagaactaaatagacatttctccaaagaagacatacagatggctaacaaacacatgaaaagatgctcaacatcactcattatcagagaaatgcagatcaaaaccactatgaggtaccatttcacaccagtcagaatggctgcgatccaaaagtctacaagtagtaaatgctggagagggtgtggagaaaagggaaccctcttacactgttggtgggaatgcaaactagtacagccactatggagaacagcatggagattccttaaaaaactggaaatagaactgccttatgatccagcaatcccactgctgggcatacacacggaggaaaccagaagggaaagagacacatgtaccccaatgttcatcatagcactgtttataatagccaggacatggaagcaacctagatgtccatcagcagacgaatggataagaaagctgtggtacatatacacaatggagtattactcagccattaaaaagaatacatttgaatcagttctaatgaggtggatgaaactggagcctattatacagagtgaagtaagccagaaagaaaaacaccaatacagtatactaacgcatatatatggaatttagaaagatggtaacaataaccctgtgtacgagacagcaaaagagacactgatgtatagatcagtcttatggactctgtgagagagggagagggtgggaagatttgggagaatggcattgaatcatgtaaaatatcatgtatgaaacgagttgccagtccaggtttgatgcatgatactggatgcttggggctggtacactaggacgacccagagggatggtatggggagggaggagggaggagggttcaggatggggaacacatgtatacctgtggtggattcattttgatatttggcaaaactaatacaattatgtaaaattaaaaaaaaaatcttaaatgaaaaaaaaaaaaaaaagaatttctccatttcttccagattgtCCATTATATTGGCATGCAATTGTTCATAGTAATCATTTATGATCCTTGGTATTTCTGTGGAGTCAgttgtaacttttcctttttacttctaattttactgatttgagtcctctcccaATTTTTcttgagtctggctaaagtttgTCAACcttgtttatcctttcaaagaaccagcttttagtttcactgatctgtgcagttattttctttgtctctatttcattcatttctgctctgttctttatgatttccttccttctactagcTCTAGGTattatttgttcttctttctcaagttgttttaagtgtaaagctaggttgtttatttgagatttttctttttcttagggtaAAATTGTATTCTATAAACTTCCCctattagaactgcttttgctgcatcccataagttttggaccattgtgctttcattttcatttgtctctaggtatttttaatttcctctttggtttcctcagtgatccaatggttgtttagtaacatattgtttagctgccacatgtttgtgtttcttagcggtttttttttttcttgtagtttatttctaatctcatagcattgtgatcagaaaagatgcttgatatgatttcgattttcttaaatttaacaaGGATTGTCTTGTGGCCCAGCATGTGGTCAATCCTTGGGAATTTCGTGTGCACTTGAGGAAAATGTGTAGTcagctgcttttggatggaatgctctataaatatcaattaagttcaACCTGTCTAAAGTAtcatttaaggcctgtgtttccttactgattttctgtctggatgatctgtccattgatgaaagtggggtattaaagtcccccactgttattgtgttactgtcaattttccCCTTTATCtttgttagtatttgccttacatattgaagtgctcctatgttgggtgcatatatatttataattattatatcttctttttggatcaaacccttgatcattatgtagtgtctttctttgtctcttataacagtctttattttaaggtctgttttgtctgatacgagtattgctactccagctttcttattatttccatttgcatgaaatacctttTGCTATCCCCTTATTTTCAGTCTGTAAGTGTCTGTAGGtatgaagtgggtctcttgtagactatatatatatatatatatatatatatatgttgtttttgtatccactcagccagcctatgtcttttggttggtgcatttaatccatttacatttaaggtaattattgatatatatgatcctattaccattttgttaattgcttttggcttcttttttataggttttttccttctcttgtgtttcctgcctagagacgttcctttagcatttgttgtaagactggtttagtggtgctgaattatcctaacttttgcttgtctgaaaagcttttgatttctccatcaaactTGAATGAGAGTTTTGTAGGGTAGAGtagtcttggttgtaggttctccCCTTTCATCACTtggaatatatcatgccattcccttctggcttgtagagttccTATTGAGAAATCGGCTGATTTATATGTTACttgtcttttttcccttgttgcttttaataatttttctttgtctttaatttttgtcagtttcattaccatgtgtcttggtgtgttcctccttgggtttatcctgcctaggactctctgtgcttcctggacacggttgactatttcctttaccATATTGGGGaagtttcagctattatctcttcagatattttcttgggtcctttctctctctctcttctccttcttggaCCCCTGTACTGTGAatattggtgtgtttaatgttgtcctggaggtctgttaggctgtcttcatttcttttcattcttttttctatattctgttttgctGTATTGATTTCCACCTttctgtcttccagatcacttatccacttttctgcctcagttattctgctattattCCTTCTactgtattgttcatctctgtttgtttgttctttagtacTTCTaggtccccactccagtactcttgcctggaaactcccatggacagaggagcctggaaggctgcagtccatggggtcgctgaaggtcagacacgactgagcgacttcactttcacttttcacttgcatgcattggagaaggaaatggcaacccactccagtgttcttgcctgagaatcccagggatgggggagcctggtgggcttccgtctctggggtcgcacagagtcggacacgactgaagtaactcagcagcagcagcaggtccttggtaaacatttcttgcatattttcaatctttgcctccattgtTTTTCAAGGATCCTGAATCATCTTCTCTCTCATTAAtccaaattctttttctggaaggttgcctatctccacttgcTTTAGTTGTTTTCCTGAggatttatcttgttccttcatgtGGGGCAtaatctatttcttttcattttgagtaGCTTTCTGATTGTGGTGTTAGTTCAGGAGGCTGTTGGGATTGTAGTTCttatttcttctgtctgccctctggtggatgaggataagaggcttgtgcaagcttcctgatgagagggactggctgtggggaaaactgggtcttgctctggtgggcaggctcCTGCTCAGtaaactttaatccaattgtctgctgatgggtggggctgggctTCCTCCCTATTAGTTGGTCAGCCTGAGGCACCAGTCCTGGGGTCTGTAGACTTCTATAGTAGGGCTATTGATAAACTTCAAGAGGACTTATGCAAAGATGCATCTCCTagaactgctgctgccagtgcccccatccccatggcaggccactgctgacccatgcctctgcagaAGACCCTTAAACACTCATAAGTAGGTCTGGCTCAATCTcctctggggtcactgctcctttcccctagGTCCTGGTATGCACAAGATATTGttaccctccaagagtctctgtttccccccgTTCTATGGAAactctataatcaaatcccactggccttctaaatcagattccctggggagtcCCAATCCTTTGGCTGGATCCTCAGGCTGGGCAGCCTGATGTGGGGGTCTAGAACCTTCACAACACTGCGAGAACTGCTTTGATACTGTTGTTCTCTGGTTTGTGAGTTGCCCACCCAGTGGGTaataggatttgattttattataaTTGTGTTCCTCCTACCATTCtgttgtggcttctcctttgtccttggatgtggagtatcttttttttttttggtgggttccagtgtctTCCTGccaatggttgttcaacagctagttgcctGAATTAAGTCTTAGATTTGGGAAGGTTCAGGGCATAGGTGGGGAGGTATTCCCTGCTTGACCCTATCAAGCAAgaatctgctttctttttttccctctgcatgTGTTTTATTTGAACTGACCTACTCTATGTCTTTTAGACTCATTATGACCACATTTTCTAAAGACAAAATGTGTCTGAAAAATGACTTATTCTGTCTTATTACTTTATTTAGTTAAAAACTTGAAAGGTTTAAAATCAAATCATATATATTTACTCTTATCATTTGATACTTGTCCTGAAAATTCAACCCAAAGGACATGGTACTGACATAGTCCCTTAGTAGTTACTTACATATTTGCCCTactcccatgggcttccctggtgtctcagatggtaaagaatgtgcctgaaatgtgggagatggtaaagaatgtgcctgaaatgtgggaaatcttcctgggtcaggaagatcccctggagaagcgaatggctatgcactacagtattcctgcctggagaattccatggacagaggagcctggtaggatacagtccatggggttgcaaaagagtcagacaccactgagagaataacactttcacttttcctactCCCATACTAAAAGATGCTTCCTTGATTTAGACAGACTTCAAGTCCCACATGTCCTGTACCTCCCACAGTGCCCAACAGGGTGCTGGCAGTAGGTATTCTATGAATCCCTATTAGACTGATGAAAGCATGAATAGACACTGTCTCAATCCAGTACCGACACCTTCCTTCTTTCCACCCTCTGTCCTTCTCTCCATTCAtctatccctccatccatccatccatccattctttcAACAGCTACAATTTGAGCACCTGCCATGAGCCACATATAGCTCCACTTGCCAGAGAACCCATGGGATGCCATGGACTTGACCTGTGATCTTGAGGAACCACAGTCCAACCAGAAGGACAGATCCCAAGCAAATCCTTCCCCAATGTCCAACCAATTACAAATGAGAGCGAGTGCTCTGGGGAGACAGGTGGGTTCCAGGACTTAACAGGCACGTCAGCTTTAGATGGGGTGAGGCTGGTCTGGTAAGACTGTagtaggagctcagagggagCATGGTGAGGATCTGGCAGGTTTGAATTTAGAGCCCTCCAGGGGCTGACAGGGAGGCCGGGGCATGGGTGGTAGGGCCGAGACTTGCAGGGTGAGCAGGTGAGGTTGTATCATAAGTGCAGCAAGAAGCCTTTGTTGGGCGGCAGGTAGTTCAAGCAAGGACAGGATGTTATccgattttcatttctttgcaactccatggactgtagcctacaggctcctctgtccatggaattttccagcaagagtactggagtgggttgccatttccttctccaggggatcttcccaacccagggattgaacctgggtctcctgcattgcaggcagacactttaccatctgaaccaccaggaagcccaagaggACAGCAGCTGAGGCTTGGCAGTGGTACTTGGGGAACAGAATGATGGCCAGATGAGCAGAACAAGGGAGATAGAGGGCTGAGGAGGTGGGTCAGAGTGAGAACTGCAGGACTGTGAATCCTTGGTAGTTAGGGTTGGAGGTGAGGGTGTTTGGGAAAGAGATGCAGGAGGAGCAGAGGGCTGGGGTCTGGGGCTGTCTCAGGAACCCATTTCTGATCTGTACCAACTGGAGGAAGGCGAGGGATCTGTTGAGTTAAGCTTCCTTCTCTGTATCTGGGGGTTAAGTGGGACGAAGGGTTCTGGgaggctgcagggcagggctTAAATCTCCACCCTGCTGTGTGACCTAAGGCTGACATCTGCCCCTCTCTGGGCCCAGGCTAACCATCTCTACAGGGACAGGATAGATCTGAGAGTCTCCAAGATCCCTTGTGGGTCATTTTCTTGGCTTTCTCTTTCCTTGGTTCCCCTCATGCTGTTTGCCTGGAACTGACCGGCCCTGCTTGCAGCCCCGTCTTGTCCTGTGGGCACCTGGAGCTCCCAAGGAGGAAGAGGCCCCTGTCCACTTTGGGCCCCTCCTTGCTTTCATCTCACCTTCCTGCTCCAGTGTGGAGGCTGGGAAGAGGCACACATCGCCCTCTAGTGGCAACTTCTGGGCTCATaattggtggtgtttttttttgtttgtttttttttttttttgcagaatgccagatcttagttgagGCCAGGAGGATCTTCCTTGTGTCATGCCAGATCTTTCCTTGTgacacatggactctctagttgctgcacGTAGGCTTAGTTTTACTGCAGCGTTGTtcagtgttgttcagttgctaagtcatgttcaattctttgcaatcccatggactacagcataccaggcttccctgtctgtcaccatctcccagagcttgctcaaactcatgtccattgagttggtaatgtcattcaaccatttcatcctctgtcgtccccttctcctcctgccttcaatctttcccagcaacaaggtattttctaatgagtcagctcttcacatcagtactggagcttcagcttcagcatcagttcttccaatgaatattcaggattgatttcctttaggattgactggttcgatctctttgtagtccaagggactcccaagagtcttctccaaccaggaaagcccttaaagCAATTATTGAGCACCCTTTGTGTGCAAAGTACTGAGACTATGCTCTGTACTATAGGGGATTGGAGGATCCAAAGAGACAACCAGCCTGGTCAGGGAGCGTTGCTCTAGGGAGACATTGTGCTGGGCAAGGAGGAGCAACTAGGTACCTTTCTGGGCCCTGCTCCACACTCAGGCCAGATGCCTTCTGGTGGGCCAGTGAGGTTCAGGAGGGGAAGCTGTGGGCCTTACTTCTGGGACAGTATCTGTGTGGGACAGAATAATGGGAGGGAACGGGCCTCTTGGTGCAGCCCTGGGGTGGAATCCCAGCTCTGTTTCTTCTGCAATATGACATTGGGTGGGTTCATAGCTTAGAGCCTTGGTCTCCTCATCTGAGTAATGAGACAATACATGCTTCCAGCCCCTGCTGCTGGCAGATTAGATGAGCTGGTGCACGTGAAATCCTGGCACAGCATGAGGGCTTAGTCCccattcccccaccccatcccttacTCAAGAATTGCTATGAGGTTTTGTTACAAGATGATCAGCACAGCTTACTGGGCTTTAGGCAGTGTGCCTTGGCTCAGATTCCACAGCTGCTTcttatcagctgtgtgatcttgggtaatTTGCTTCACCTCTCTGCACCTCAATTTCTCTTCTGAAAATGGGAATACTGAGTGTATCTCCAGTAGATACCCTGATCGCCATGGTTAAAGGTTTGAAATAGAGCCTGGCATAGAGGAActgtaacaggagggaaagggcagggcacaacttttgaaagaatgacatagcccaaggacacaacataagcACATTTGATTaagaatcaaatgggtccaagatggcagacaagtggACTTTGATTAGACCTTGATCCacaatcagcaagctaaatgacataaCAAGAGACCcctgacagttccaaggcactgtcaaaagagcaaggtggtggcccaattcctggaaatctccaccctttccccaaaatagttggaataatcctcccactcattagcatatgaaattacccagtctATAAAAACTAACCAGGCCACATTTCACTACCACTTCACAGTGGCCCATACCCTGTCTGTGGAGTATGCTTCTCTCTGAGTCTGAATAAATCCCCTTcatacctatcactttgtctctcacggaattctttctgtgatgagacacaAAGAACCTGAGCCTCAGTAAGTCCAGACATCAGGTGAGTGATTCTAATTAAAAGattgtgggttcaagtcccaacctgggttttggctgggttccaGTCCTGGGcacgtgggttcaagtcctgctgctaagtcacttcagtcgtgtccaactctgtgcgaccccatagacggtagctcactaggctcccccgtccctgggattctccaggcaagaacactggagtgggttgccatttccttctccaatgcatgaaagtgagaagtgaaagtgaagtcgctcagtcgtgtctgactcttagtgaccccatggactgcagcctaacaggctcctccgtccatgggattttccaggcaagagtactggattggggtgccattgtccTAACCTGAGGTTAATGGCTTCAAAACATCTTAACAAATGGTTTTGGTGTGGGTGAGCGAGCAGCCAGGTAGAGAggatgtgttcagtcactcagtcgtggccaactatTTGCAACGCAActgactgtaacccgccaggttcctctgtccgtggaattttccaagcaaaaatactgatttgggttgccatttccttctccaggggatcttcctgacccagggatctaacctgagtctGTGAGCTCTAATTCCATCTCTGTGCTGGCCTCTCTATGTGGATGTAAGCAGGTCTTCCCTCCTTCTGAGCCTTATTTTCCCCAACTTTTCAATAAGGGTTGGGCCCACTCAGAGAGTCCTTTCAGCAATGACAACATGGGTCCCTGAATctccaaaggaaaggaaagagcatGTGTGGGGCAGAGGGACTGTAATAGGAGGGAAAGGGTCAGGGCACAACTTTGACATAGCCCAAGGgcacaacataaactgattagaatcaaatgCGTCCAAGATTGCAGATAAATGGACTTGATTAGaccttgccgggagaaatgtcaataacctcagatatgcagatgacaccacccttatggcagaaagtgaagaggaactaaaaagcctcttcatgaaagtgaaagtggagagtgaaaaagttggcttaaagctcaacattcagaaaatgaagatcatggcatccggtcctatcacttcatggaaaatagatggggaaacagtggaaacagtgtcagactttatttttgggggctccaaaatcactgcagatggtgattgcagccatgaaattaaaagactcttactccttggaaggaaagttatgaccaacctagatggcatattcaaaagcagagacattactttgccaacaaaggtccatctagtcaaggctatggtttttccagtggtcatgtatggatgtgagagttggactgtgaagaaagctgagcgccgaagaattgatgcttttgaactgtggtattggagaagactcttgagaatcccttggactgcaaagagatccaaccagtccattctaaagatcagtcctgggtgttctttggaaggaatgatgctgaagctgaaaccccagtactttggccacctcatgcaaagagttgactcattggaaaagactctgatgctgggaggaattgggggcaggaggagaaggggacgacagaggatgagatggctggatggcatcactgactggatggatgtgagtttgagtgaactctgggagttggtgatggacagggaggcctggcgtgctgcggttcatggggccacaaagagtcagacacgactgagtgactgaactgaactgaaaccttgaTCTTcgatcagcaagctaaatgacatacCCAGAggcaaaagaccaaggagtgggctgtggcccagttcctggaaacCTTCCCAAAAAtggttggaataatcctcccactcatttaCATATGAAAGTACTCagtccataaaaactaaccacatcACACTTCCTGTCTGCActcgccttctgagatggcctacACTCATTCTTGAGACATCAAGAACTGAGCTTCATTAGGGCCTAAACACAGGTACTGTGGATTTTgactgggttcaagtcctggtcaCGTGGGTTTGAGTTCCAACTGAGGTAAATGATTTCAGAaccagcaggtgcaaaggccctgaggctggcaTGGTGGGGAGCCGATGGGTGCACCTCGGGAGGGCAGAGCCCAGCCTGTCTCttgggtgggggaggaggtggcTGGCTGCTCACTCGTgctctctccccttcttcctccatcCAGggctcccttccccagcccccgcCCGTGGATGTGATGGCGGCTCCGGCTCTGTCCTGCTGTCTGTCCCTCCTCATCCTCCTCTTGCTGCTGACCATCCCTCAGACATCTACAGCAGTGAACGGTGAGGACCCTGGCATCTGGAGAGCTGGGCTTTCCCTCAGGAGGGAGGCTGAGGCCTTTCTAGAACTTGTTCTGAGACCCCTGGTTCTTGGCAGAAGCCCCATCAGCAggggcagaaggtgagggaggggACCAATGGGACCAGAGACCGGGTATCTACCTTTTCCTTCGACCATCCTGTCTACATTGTACCCACAGGCCTCTCCGAATCCCAGGAAGACAATGTGTTCTTGTCCCTGCCCTGCCTCGACCAGTCTGGGGGTCCTTGCGGGCTGTGGGACTCAGTTTTGTCCTCTCTGAAGTGGACCCACTAACCCTTTCTCTGCCCACCAGCACTGAGCATCTCCTCACCTGGTAGGAACAGGAGTGGCGGGGGAACCCTTGAAGGCCATGGGTGCCCTACAGCCAGTCCCACACGCCACATCTTCACGGCATATGCTTCCAACATCACATGCTTCTATAACTCGAGAGCCAACGTCTCCTGCGTCTGGAGCCATGATGAGGGCCTGCGGGCCACCACCTGCTGCTTGCACAGCCGTCAGCCTCAGAGGTGCGTGTGGGGTTGACGGGCAAATGTACAGAATTGCAGGGTGCTGAGATCTTGTCATCCTGACTTTTAGACTCTTGAAATCTTACTAACAGCTCTCAGACTCCAAGAACTCGGCACTTTGAGAATTTTGGGCTAATAAGACCCACAGACTGCTGGTGTCACAGGAGTCTGGAAGAACTGAGGGGTCAGATATTTAGACTCCTGGAGCCTGAGTGGAGGTGGGGTGTGGGGTCTGGGCTGCAGTAGCAGGGCTGGGCATGAGCCAGACTAGGTAGTTTGGGGACACTGGGCCGCTCGCCTGATATGCTGAGGATGGACTCGATGTTAGAGGCAAGGAGGACCGAATGGGGTTCCCCAAAGTGTTTGAGTAACCTGGGATTTTGTGAGATGCCTAGGGCAGCTGTGGGGACAGGGGactggggagaggctgggggaATGAACTTGCCCGCTGGGAAGGAACCAGTGAAGGGTCACTGATCCAAACATCCTGCTGGTAGTAGCCAGCAGGGTGGCTTTGACCTTGGCTCCCAGGTGGGTGGTGATTCTAAGGGGCTCTGGAGGGCCTGTCAAGGATAGTCTGCACCCTCAGCCCTGTGGGGAGAATTTGCAGGGCTTTAGGTGGGAAGAGCCATGTGCCCTGAACAAAAGTGTTTCTGGACACTTTCACTGCCTTGGAGCTTGACTGGGAGGGAGAGATGCTCACAAGGGAAGCAGGGCAGGTGGGGTTGGCATAAAGCCCGGGCTTAGAACAGTAATGCTGCATGGGGACCCTCCTGAGGCCAGCTCTGAGGGGGTCCCTCTTTTTCTTCAAAGAGAGCTGCTTTTTCCTACAAAACAGTGGAACCACACCTGTGAGCTGCAGCCAGTGAGGCCAGGATCCTGGGCATGCAACCTGGTCCTGGGACATTCTCCAGAAGTGAGTAGCCAGAGCTGGGAGGGGCAGCCAGGCGGGGGGAGGTGCAGAGGAGCATCTTTCTGGTGGAGGTGCCAGCACACCCAGTGGTCAGGGGCTGCAGCAGAGTGGACTTcctgggctggggaggcaggaggaaggaggaagcatCCAGGGAGAGCAGATGACTGACCCAGGGGCGGAGGGATCCAAGGTTCATGAGGTGTCGGCTGCTCAGCTCTGCtcctataaattaaaattaaattaaaagctcTGCTCCTCTGCTTttataaattaagttttattggcacacagccacacccatttgctctcttgtttttttatggctgattttGCAGGACAGCAACAATAGCAACGTtgaatagttgtgacagagatCATGTGACCTGCAGTGTGAAAAATATCAACTTTCTGACCCTTTTCATAAAGAGTCGGAGCCATGCCTTAGatggaggatctcagggagaggGTCCAGCTTATTACAGCCGTGGTTTCCCCTGCCATCCACATCCCAGCAGCCTCTCTGTCCCCATACCAGCTACTGGCAGTTACATCCCCAGCCTCCTTCCCTTGCAGGCTCAGAAACTGACCGTAGTGGATGTCATGAAATTGACGGTGATGTGCTCTGAAGGTGGGAAGTGGAGGAGGATGATAACCCAGGCTATCAAGCCCTTTGATTACAGTGAGTGAGGACTCCAGGGTGGAGCTGGCGTGGGGTGGGAAGGGTGGGCACTTCCTTCCCTGTCTTCCCCTCTGGGATCGCCCAGCACTAGTCTCTCCCCATCAGCTTCCACACCCCTATCAGCTTCCAACTCACTGCCCCTTGAACTTGGGATGAAGTTCCGGACCCTTACCCTAGTGT comes from the Bubalus kerabau isolate K-KA32 ecotype Philippines breed swamp buffalo chromosome 1, PCC_UOA_SB_1v2, whole genome shotgun sequence genome and includes:
- the LOC129641458 gene encoding interleukin-2 receptor subunit beta-like, whose protein sequence is MAAPALSCCLSLLILLLLLTIPQTSTAVNALSISSPGRNRSGGGTLEGHGCPTASPTRHIFTAYASNITCFYNSRANVSCVWSHDEGLRATTCCLHSRQPQRELLFPTKQWNHTCELQPVRPGSWACNLVLGHSPEAQKLTVVDVMKLTVMCSEGGKWRRMITQAIKPFDYIRLIPPHSLQVVHIETHRCIITWTVSQVSHYIQNDVEFEARLRYADHSWEDARLLTLRQNQQCISLENLTPGMEYELQVRAKPQLGSHEVWSHWSQPLAFRTVPAVALRHMGSYRTRDRTCVS